The DNA sequence tacagatcattgTGACATTGGACCTTGaactatcatgctgaaacatgaggtgatggcggctgatgaatggcatgacaatgggcctcaggatctcgtcactgaagctctgtgcatttaaattgtaatttacaattgtgtttgttgtccataacCCCAGcgacaccatggggcactctgttcacaacgctgacatcagcaaaccgctggCCCACACGACGCCATCTGCAATCAGCCTGTTTCAGTTGAAGCCGGGCTTCATCCAagtgaagagcacacttcccCAGCTTGcaagtggccatcgaaggtgagcatttgcccactgaagtcggttatgatgccgaactgcagtcaggtgaaGTCCCTGGTGaagacgacgagcacgcagatgagcatcCCTGAggcggtttctgacagtttgtgcagaaattcttcggttgtgcaaacacAGTTTCCTTAGCTGtttgggtggctggtctcagacgatcccgcaggtggaGAAGCCGgaggtggaggtcctgggctggcgtggttacatgtggtctgcagttgtgacgGCGGTTGAACTCAAATTCTccaaaatgacattggaggcagctcatggtagagaaattaaaatgtaattctctggcaacagctctagtggacattcctacagtcagcatgccaactgcatgctccctcaaaacgaGACATCTGTGCATTATgtcgtgtgacaaaactgcacatttccgagtggccttttattgtccccagcacaaggtgcacctgtgtaatgagcatgctgtttaatcagcttcttgatatgaaaAACCTCAgatgaatggattatcttggcaactGAGAAATACTCAccaacagggatataaacaaactTGAGCacaacatttttttacatttttaaataagcttttgtgtgtgtatggaacatttccggtatctttaatttcagctcatgaaacatgggaccaacactttacatgttgcgtttatatttttgttcagtgtatataccaTGTATTTACTGTGTCCTTTGTGCCATTAAAATCAAGGAAGGTCACAAGAAAAATGAAACATTCTGTGTATAATTTTCTAGAGGAGGTTGGGAGGGCTGTGCCAAGACTCAAGTGGAGGGCAAGAGGGCAATAAAAGCTCTTATGGCATCCAGCTAATTACGGCGGTTGGCACCCTTCCTCTGAGCCAAGTGACAATTGTCACACAAAATAAGAGAACCAATGccccctagcctggtcccttCTGTATGGGTTTTTGCCAACTCAAACTGGCATAGCAACATTAGTCAGGGGAGTTGGACAAAGATAAGCTGTTATCATTTTTTGCAGTTCCTCCAGTGTGTCTGGTCATGCTCTTGTAATATCCAATCCAGCTCGTAGATAATAATGACCATCATAAAAGGTAAAGTAAAGTCTGCGCCTTCAGAATGATCACGCGTCTCTGGCATGAtcgtctcctgtcctgtctaagTGCAGCGTAGTGTGGAAAGTTGCACCAGAGCAGAAACCCAACACTGGTGAATCGACTTCTCCGCCTGACATCCAGGGGCATTGCAAGCAGACACTGGAGCGCCATGTTTGAACTCCCCACCACCCACTGTCCGACCATGATTACTCTAAGCTTTTAAGGacatggaggaggggggggggtcaaagcCTCAAAACAGGGAGGGGATTGTTTAAGAATACATACAGTTgacatgttcacacacacaccacccagtATAGTTTGACCCTTTACTTTTGTGACAACTGCACTCTGTCTGTCAACGTGGAGACCTTCATAAGGATGACTGTAAGAGCCAGATTTCAGCCtggcacatacagtaccagtcaaaagtttagacacctactcattcaagggtatttctttatttttaccattttctacactgcagaataatagtgaagacatcaaaactatgaaataacatatggaatcatgtaaaaaATCAtgtaaacaaaaaaagtgttaaataaatcaaaatatatttgagattcttcaaagtagccaccctttgcacactgttggcattctctcaaccaacttcgaGGTAGtaacatggaatgcatttcaattaacaggtgcgccttgttaaaagttaatttgtggaatttctttccttcttaatgcgtttgagccaatcagttgtgttgtgacaaggtagggatggtatacagaagatagccttagttggtaaaagaccaagtccatattatggcaagaacagctcaaataagcaaagagaaacgacagcccatcattactttaagacatgaaggtcagtaacttcagaacatttcaagaactttgaaagtgtctTCAAgcgcagtcacaaaaaccatcaagcgctacgatgaaactggctctcatgaggaccgccacaggaaaggaagacccagagttatatctgctgcagaggataagttcatgagagctaccagcctcagaaatggtcAATTAACTGCACCTGAGattgctgcccaaataaatgcttcacagagttgaagtaacagacacatctcaacaacaactgttcagaggagactgcgcgaatcaggtcttcatggtcgaattgctgcaaagaaaccactactaaaggacaccaataagaagagacttgcttgggccaagaaactacgagcaatggacaatagaccagtaaaaatctgtcctctggtctgatgagcccaaatttgatatttttggttccaaccgctgtgttttTGAACAGATAATATCTGCATGTGTGGAAGAATcttagaagaatctcaaatataaaataaatgttgatttgtttttggttactacatgattccatatgttatttcatagttttgatgtttacactattattgtacaatgtagaaaatagtaaaaaataaagacaaacccttgaacgagtaggtgtCCCCAAACATTAAATTGGACCTGTAAGTAATACAGCCATGGCGCTGTATcaggaaaaatatataaaaatctaAATGGTGTTATCAAAATTCTCAGACACATGCAACCATGTGTTATATAGTTAGTGTACTCACACTTTGAATAagaggaccagatgctagaagaAAGATgcaagtgagaaagagagagagagagagaggaagagtgtggTCATTGTGCTATGCTTGCGTGAGGTTAGCAGGCATAGAGCCCAGAGGGGAGGCATGTTACCTGACAAGTGCGTTAGTATTGCTGTCAAGACATGCTCTGCAAGGTGGTAGGCCTCAGCCACCCACACGTCGATGGCCTCTACCTCTTTGGAATACGCGCTGTCGGACGTAGGTTTGTTTTGGGGTGAACGATGGTCGGAGGTTGTTGAGGTGAAGGAAGACTGGGATTTCTCAAAGGCCTTGAAACTAGACTGaaggtcatcctcctcttcctggCTGCTGCCCAACTCTTTAAGGGCATTGATAGTGAGGTGTTCCTGCTCCAGATCCATGACCATGGTTGGTGTGGACTGGGAGGGAGGACACTCATCCTTGGCTGTGGGACCTTGACGGATGTCTTCTGGATCTTCGTCCTGTCGTGACTTCAGGCACTCCCTCATGAACTCGACGAAGCTGTCCGTGGCACCAGAGACAGAGCAGTCCGGCTCAATGCTTTCTGGATCACTGGTATTGTCTGGCGAATGGTGTCCTGCTTTAGTGTCCTTCTCCGCCACAGCTTCCCGTGGTGGGAGAGTCTTGCTGTTGACTATGCGATCTACAATGATGTCATCGTTAGGTTTCTCCTCAGTCTTGGGCTCCACGGTGTTGCCAGGCGGTTCGTTCTGGAAAGAGGAGAATGGATCTTTGGGAAACTCCCTGGGAGATGGCTGGCCACCGACTGGCTTGGGGAAGGAATCTTCATCCATCGAGGTGAGATTCTCAAAATCTGAGATCATGGTAGTTGCGTTGTTTTGAGGGAGTAGTGTTCCGATGTGGATCTGAGAGGTTGGATCCGAGGGAGAGGGCTCTGGTACAGTGTCAAAGTTCAGCTCTTTATTGTCAATGGTGTCATCCGTGGGTGGCAGTGCGTCTTCGTCCTCAAAAGATCCGTATTTACGGATTGTGTCATCCTGCATGTAGTTGGACTTTGAAAGCTCAACTGTCTGCATATAATCGTGTTTAATATCAGACTCTTCAAACTTGGATGTGGGGTGAAGTTGAGGATCCTGAGAAGTAACGTTAGCAGAGCTAGACTTCACTAAGATCTCTTGTGCGTCAGTTGACCAGTCATCGTCATCATAGTCTGTAAAGTCCGAAAGGTTCTCTGCGGTTTTCCCTGCGGTTTTCTCAGAAGGTTTGGCATTGGATGGAGAAGACTTTTCATTAGACTCATTGGGGGTCTGTGATTTATCAGACTCAACTTTCTGGGCTTGTGATACCTCAGAACTAGAGCTCTTTGACACAGCAGCACCTTGCATCCCATCATTAGATAGTGCTGTCTCTTGATCATCCGTATCGCATTCAGATTTCAAGATCTTGTGTTTAGGTGAGTATTCAGCATCAGAGTCGaccggagaggagggaggagagtaacCCTCATATTCTAAGGGGGGAATTTTGGAGAATTCCTTTTTAGTGACGTCTGGTTGTGGCTCAGGGGTTTTTGGTGCCTCTTTCACAACTTCAGaactttcctcctcctcttcctccacttccatctccatctcctcatcgCTGTAATTCGGCTCGTCTGTCTCAATAACATTGATGGTAGGGACCTGCATCGGCTGCTTTGCTGGAGGAGTTTCCTTTTCTtcggtagggagagagggaacagagggtttGGGGGCAGGTGCAGTATCACTTGACAAAGAGGGGGTAGGGAAGGAAGGGGCAAGGATGGAGACTGCATCCTCAATGACAGTGTCATCAGAGTCTCCTGAGCTGTCGACCTCGACTACCTCATCACCCCATGGGGTCTGCTTGGTCTTTGAGTCGTTCTCTTTTGAgtcagagggagggggtggagggggagagttaAAACCAGCGGGAGGCGCAGGAGAGGCAGGGTGCTCAGAGTCAAGGTCAGAGGGCCCTTGGGTGTCTGTCATGTATGCTGTAGGTAGGAAGCTCAGGTCAAATTCAGATTCGTCCTCAACGCTAGACTGCTGCGCTGGGTCTTTGAACACATTTTTAAGTTTAGGCCCTTCGATGGGAGAGTCCATGAAAGCGTCAGGGACACACGCAAATGCCTCTGGAACATCAGTTATAGCTTTATCTTCCCCTTTTATATCATGGGATCTGCCATCGTTCTCTAACACAAGAGCATCTTTGTTTGAATCTACTTTGTCCTCAAAGTCAGGCACAGGGGGTAAGTGAGCTCGCATCCAGTCTGCGGTATCTTCAAAATCACTCCCTTGCCGTGCTTCTCCCAGGACCTCAAAGGGAGATTCTGGTGAATCCtgatcagtggaggctccttTTTTCTGGAAGGGTGAGGTGGTCTCTGCCGGCACCTCAGTAGGAGACTTTTCATAGTGGCGCTCTTTGAAGTGAGGAAAGCCTCCATCCGTCTTGGGCTCTGGCTCCTTCTTCGCTGCCAGGGCCTCCAGTGCCTTTATCCTTTCAGACACGGGGGATGTCACGATTGACGAATCTGGCTTTCCATCAGACGGACCTGATGATGCTTCGCTCCCATAGTTAGCGGGCGAAAACGAGCCGGACTGAGAAGACCCGGCGAAGCGAAGGGAGGTGGTCACGGCTTCGGAGGTGGGCTTGTCAGAGCCCAGCACCACTCCTTTGTCTGCATCGGCCATGCACAGAGGtaaggaggggaagggggagaaaggagggagggaataaaaatcacagacacactcaaactCCCATGCACTTCCAGTTATATTCGGCGGAGGCCATTTTGTTGCAGCCCAAGCAGTCATGCATGGCACTGTATAACTGCAGCAATGGATGAGGGTGTGTCAGTCGGGCATGCTGACTTAGCATCTCAAGTTGTTGCCATTGAAGAGCATTTTCAATGAGGCAACGTTCGAAATGACTTGCATGGTCGAAATGAAGCAGCTccacaacaaaataacaaaagtgcATATATAAACAACACTGTTACACAACTGTGTGCCCTGTGGCCGTATATTAATTTATCTAAATGCATATTCATATATTTACATAGAATATGGCTGGGGTTTTGTTAAATCAGGTACTCTGTCTGATCTCTGTTCTACAAAATACATGGCACTTTATTACTGGAAAAAAAAACATGGGACACTACAAACCGCTCTGTTTCTCTGGCAGCCCTGTCAAGTCAAAGTTTCCACATCTGAGGAAACACGATTGGGTAATACACAAAATCTTCTTCCCTCATCATTCCTTCCGCTTTCTGGGTTATATCAATGATCTCATGAGAACCGTTGAGAAGTAACTCACATCTCCAGAAGACTAACATAAAAGAGCACAGGGATGATATCATAGAACTGAATGTGGCACAACGGGGACGAGATACATAAAACGTGCCTGGAAGACGAGTCCGGAAGCAAAGGTCACATAGGATAAACACTCCTTGTATGAACCCGCAAGGCAATTTATGGGCGAGACTAGGGTTAAGTGACTGCAGCCTGGTATAAAAGAGTTAAACGACATTACACTATTTCCATAATGGCTTAATTAACACATACAGTGGGTTccaaattattggcacccttgataaattTGAGGAAAAAAAGGGTATAAAATAATACCaacactgagctatattgtatacTCCCCCCACACACAATTTTTGGGGGGGAAATTATATTATACAGTTGCTCAGAGGAAGAGATTTTGTAAGGGCAATTccgccacttttcaacctcatattcatGATCTCCGGCACAATACCAGTGTCTAGATATGTGAAAATGGCACATTTCTATGATCTGTGGTGAAAAGATTAAGAACGGCCTTCGAATAATGCTTCTCCGTGACATCACACGGCAGGATTAAAAGGATGAAAAATTGTGTTTTTCAAAACCCTGCAGTGAGTTTCTAAGCCAGAGGAACGGTATTTACAGCccatagagagaggtatgagactgaacttcactcaactttctagagtgGTCCCTATTAGTTAATGCTATAAACGTTTCTCGTAACTGTGGCAATTGGGATCGAATCAAcgcaacataccgaaacaaaaatgaactatgcaagagattttgttgtaggcagaacatATCGGAGTAAGATTCTATTGCGCACTACTCAGCCACAGAACATggcatagccaatcagagctgcagtacaCCTATAT is a window from the Oncorhynchus keta strain PuntledgeMale-10-30-2019 chromosome 35, Oket_V2, whole genome shotgun sequence genome containing:
- the LOC118368655 gene encoding reticulon-3-like isoform X1: MADPMTQSAQISSSQGLADGQNSVAAKDSKMSDSFLSSSPVSLIQSPQDKGVVLGSDKPTSEAVTTSLRFAGSSQSGSFSPANYGSEASSGPSDGKPDSSIVTSPVSERIKALEALAAKKEPEPKTDGGFPHFKERHYEKSPTEVPAETTSPFQKKGASTDQDSPESPFEVLGEARQGSDFEDTADWMRAHLPPVPDFEDKVDSNKDALVLENDGRSHDIKGEDKAITDVPEAFACVPDAFMDSPIEGPKLKNVFKDPAQQSSVEDESEFDLSFLPTAYMTDTQGPSDLDSEHPASPAPPAGFNSPPPPPPSDSKENDSKTKQTPWGDEVVEVDSSGDSDDTVIEDAVSILAPSFPTPSLSSDTAPAPKPSVPSLPTEEKETPPAKQPMQVPTINVIETDEPNYSDEEMEMEVEEEEEESSEVVKEAPKTPEPQPDVTKKEFSKIPPLEYEGYSPPSSPVDSDAEYSPKHKILKSECDTDDQETALSNDGMQGAAVSKSSSSEVSQAQKVESDKSQTPNESNEKSSPSNAKPSEKTAGKTAENLSDFTDYDDDDWSTDAQEILVKSSSANVTSQDPQLHPTSKFEESDIKHDYMQTVELSKSNYMQDDTIRKYGSFEDEDALPPTDDTIDNKELNFDTVPEPSPSDPTSQIHIGTLLPQNNATTMISDFENLTSMDEDSFPKPVGGQPSPREFPKDPFSSFQNEPPGNTVEPKTEEKPNDDIIVDRIVNSKTLPPREAVAEKDTKAGHHSPDNTSDPESIEPDCSVSGATDSFVEFMRECLKSRQDEDPEDIRQGPTAKDECPPSQSTPTMVMDLEQEHLTINALKELGSSQEEEDDLQSSFKAFEKSQSSFTSTTSDHRSPQNKPTSDSAYSKEVEAIDVWVAEAYHLAEHVLTAILTHLSVKDLVHWRDPKKSGVVFGLSLLTLLSLAAFSVISVISYLLLALLCVTISFRIYKSVVQAVQKSNDGHPFKALMEKDVSIPPETFHKHVDVSLTYINRFLKQMSKLFLVEDLIDSLKLAVVMWLLTYVGAVFNGITILILADILLFAVPPFYEKNKTQIDRYMEIVRTQVNTTMAKLQEKLPGAVKRTKAE
- the LOC118368655 gene encoding reticulon-3-like isoform X2; translation: MASCCGDGNLHCRCIVTGKRQMKGGPPNRIGIDSFLSSSPVSLIQSPQDKGVVLGSDKPTSEAVTTSLRFAGSSQSGSFSPANYGSEASSGPSDGKPDSSIVTSPVSERIKALEALAAKKEPEPKTDGGFPHFKERHYEKSPTEVPAETTSPFQKKGASTDQDSPESPFEVLGEARQGSDFEDTADWMRAHLPPVPDFEDKVDSNKDALVLENDGRSHDIKGEDKAITDVPEAFACVPDAFMDSPIEGPKLKNVFKDPAQQSSVEDESEFDLSFLPTAYMTDTQGPSDLDSEHPASPAPPAGFNSPPPPPPSDSKENDSKTKQTPWGDEVVEVDSSGDSDDTVIEDAVSILAPSFPTPSLSSDTAPAPKPSVPSLPTEEKETPPAKQPMQVPTINVIETDEPNYSDEEMEMEVEEEEEESSEVVKEAPKTPEPQPDVTKKEFSKIPPLEYEGYSPPSSPVDSDAEYSPKHKILKSECDTDDQETALSNDGMQGAAVSKSSSSEVSQAQKVESDKSQTPNESNEKSSPSNAKPSEKTAGKTAENLSDFTDYDDDDWSTDAQEILVKSSSANVTSQDPQLHPTSKFEESDIKHDYMQTVELSKSNYMQDDTIRKYGSFEDEDALPPTDDTIDNKELNFDTVPEPSPSDPTSQIHIGTLLPQNNATTMISDFENLTSMDEDSFPKPVGGQPSPREFPKDPFSSFQNEPPGNTVEPKTEEKPNDDIIVDRIVNSKTLPPREAVAEKDTKAGHHSPDNTSDPESIEPDCSVSGATDSFVEFMRECLKSRQDEDPEDIRQGPTAKDECPPSQSTPTMVMDLEQEHLTINALKELGSSQEEEDDLQSSFKAFEKSQSSFTSTTSDHRSPQNKPTSDSAYSKEVEAIDVWVAEAYHLAEHVLTAILTHLSVKDLVHWRDPKKSGVVFGLSLLTLLSLAAFSVISVISYLLLALLCVTISFRIYKSVVQAVQKSNDGHPFKALMEKDVSIPPETFHKHVDVSLTYINRFLKQMSKLFLVEDLIDSLKLAVVMWLLTYVGAVFNGITILILADILLFAVPPFYEKNKTQIDRYMEIVRTQVNTTMAKLQEKLPGAVKRTKAE